The genomic stretch AAATCCAGATCGAAAAGCAGTTCGGCAAGGGCCTGCCGGTCAAGGAAGTACAAGAGAAAGCGCGTGCCTACGCCACGGGCCAGATCGCTCGCCAGAAGGCGGATTTCGAACGCCTGGGCGTGCTGGGCGACTGGGCCGATCCGTACCTGACCATGAACTTCCGCAACGAAGCGGATGAAGTGCGTGCGCTGGGCAAGATCCTGGAAAAGGGCTACGTGTTCCGCGGCCTGAAGCCGGTCAACTGGTGCTTCGACTGCGGCTCGGCATTGGCCGAAGCGGAAGTCGAATATGCGGATCGTACCGACCTGTCGATCGACGTCGGCTTCCCGTTCGCCGACATCGACGCGCTGGCGAGCGCCTTCCACGTCGGCGCCGATGTGCTCAAGGCCAAGCCGGGTTGGATCGTGATCTGGACCACCACGCCGTGGACGATTCCGTCCAACCAGGCGCTGAACCTGCACCCGGAAATCGAATACGCGCTGGTCGACACGGCGCGCGGGCTGCTGATCGTTGCCAAGGAGCGCGTCGAAGCCTGCCTGCAAAGCTGGAAGCTCGAAGGCACCGTCCTGGCCACGTGCGAAGGCGCAGCCCTGTCGGGCGTACGTTTCCACCATCCGCTCGCCAAGATGGACGCGGGGTACGATCGCACCTCGCCGGTCTATCTGGGCGACTACGTGACCATCGACACCGGTACCGGCATCGTCCACTCCGCGCCCGCCTACGGCGTGGAAGACTTCCAGTCGTGCAAGGCCCACAACATGCCCGACTCGGAAATCATCAACCCGGTGATGGGCAACGGCGTGTACGCGTCGACGCTGCCGCTGTTCGGCGGCCAGATGATCTGGGATGCCAACCCGAAGATCGTCGAAGTGCTGCGCGAATCGGGCAACCTGTTCGATGCGCACAAGTACGCGCATAGCTACATGCACTGCTGGCGCCACAAGACGCCGATCATCTATCGCGCCACGTCGCAGTGGTTTGCGGGGATGGACGTGCAGCCTAACGACGGCAACAGCACGCTGCGTGAAACGGCGCTGGCAGGCATCGATGCCACCGCGTTCTACCCGTCGTGGGGCAAGCAGCGCCTTCACAATATGATTGCCAACCGCCCGGACTGGACGCTCTCGCGGCAGCGCCAATGGGGTGTGCCGATGGCCTTCTTCGTGCACAAGGAAACCGGCGCGCTGCACCCGCGTACGCCCGAACTGCTGGAGCAGGTGGCCCAGCGCATCGAACAAAGCGGCATCGAAGCCTGGCAGACGCTCGACCCGCGGGAGCTGCTCGGCGACGAGGCTGACATGTACGAGAAGAATCGCGACACGCTCGACGTGTGGTTCGACTCGGGCACGACGCACTGGCACGTCATCCGTGGCTCGCATGCGGCGGATCTGTACGATGCATCGGCCGACTTGCCGGACGGCCGCTTGGCTGATCTGTACTTGGAAGGTTCCGACCAGCACCGCGGCTGGTTCCATTCGTCGCTGCTGACGGCTTCGATGCTGTACGGCAAGCCGCCATACAAGGGCCTGCTCACGCACGGCTTCACGGTCGACGGCGAAGGCCGGAAGATGTCCAAGTCGATCGGCAACACGATCGCGCCGCAGGAAATCGCCAACAAGATGGGCGCCGAGATCATCCGCCTGTGGGTGGCCTCGACCGACTACTCGGGCGAACTGGCCATCTCGGATGAGATCCTGAAGCGCGTGGTGGAAGGCTATCGCCGCATCCGCAACACGCTGCGCTTCCTGCTCGCCAACCTGACCGATTACGACCACGCCAAGCACGCCCTGCCGACCGAGCAATGGCTGGAAATCGACCGCTATGCCGTGGCGTTGACGGATTCGCTGCAAAAGGAAGTTCTTTCGCACTACGACGTGTACGAGTTCCACCCGGTGGTCGCCAAGCTGCAGACGTTCTGCTCGGAAGACCTGGGCGGCTTCTACCTCGACGTGCTGAAGGACCGCCTGTACACCACGGCGCCCGATTCCGTGGCGCGCCGCTCGGCACAGAACGCGCTGTATCACATCACCCAGGCCATGCTGCACTGGATGGCGCCGTTCCTGTCGTTCACGGCCGAAGAGGCATGGCAGGTCTTCGCACACGGCACCGAGCACACCGACACCATCTTCACCAGCACGTATTACAACGCTCCAGTGCCGCAAGGCGCCAGCGCCCTGCTGGAGAAGTGGGCCGCCATCCGCAACGTGCGCGGAGAAGTGACCAAGCAACTGGAAGCGCTACGCATCGATGGCAAGATCGGCTCGTCGCTGCAGGCCGAAGTGACGGTGTCGGCGGGCGAATCGGTGCATGACGCGCTGGCCAGCCTCGGCGACGATCTGCGCTTCGTGCTGATCACGTCGGCGGCCAAGCTGGAACGCGCGCCGGAAGGCGGCGATCTGCTCATCACCGTGGTGCCGTCGCCGCACGCCAAGTGCGAGCGCTGCTGGCACTACCGCGCCGACGTCGGCCACGACCACGCCCACCCGACCCTCTGCAAGCGCTGCACCGACAACCTGTTCGGCGCCGGCGAACAACGGAGCGCTGCCTGATGGCCACTCGCAACAACGGCAAGAGCAAATCGATCGGGATGAAGAAGAGCAGCGGCGGTCATGGCGTGGGCCCCTGGCTGGGCCTGGCCGTCATCTGGATCCTGCTGGACCAGTTGACCAAGATCGCCGTCCTCAAAACCTTCACGTACGGCGAGTCGCGGCCGATCACCGGCTTCTTCAACCTGGTGCTCGCCTATAACAAGGGAGCGGCGTTTTCGTTCCTGGCCGCGGCGGGGGGCTGGCAGCGCTGGTTCTTCACGGGGCTGGGCGTGGCGGCGGCGCTGTTCATCGTGTGGCTGCTCAAGCGGCACAGCGGGCAGAAGATGTTCTGCTTCGCGCTGGCGCTGATTCTGGGCGGCGCGCTGGGCAACGTGATCGACCGCGTCATCTACGGCCACGTGGTCGACTTTCTCGACTTCTACCTGCACAACTACCACTGGCCGGCCTTCAACGTGGCGGACTGCGGCATCACCATCGGTGCGGTGCTGCTGATCGTCGACGAATTGCGGCGCGTGCGTCGCTAAGACTGCCGTGTCAGACCTCCAGCATTGGAACGGCGAAGCGGTGCTGTGCCTCGATGAGGCCGGCCCGCGCATCGCCACGAACAGGACGCGCTGGTCCATCTGAGCGGCGAGGCGCCGGGCAAGGTACATCGATGGTTGCCGCGCCGGTCATCCGCCTCGATGCGGCGTTCTGAGCGCTGCGCACCGGCCCGGCCGGCGGCATCGCGCAGAAGGTCACCCCCCCGAAGCTCGCCGTCTTCGGCGGCATCTCGGCGCATCTCCACGCCAGCAGCGCGCTGCGCGACTGGTTGCGGGATTTCTACCAGCGCGACGCGATCCGCCCTCGCTGGGCGACTTGGCCGCCGATGCCCGGCCCGTGCGCGCTGAGTAAGGCCCGGGTTCAGTAGCGCACGGCGTACCACGCCCGCTTTACGTACTCGGCAAGAATCGAGCCGGCTTCGTAGACCGGCACCGACTTGGCCAGCGTGTCGCCCGGGAATACGCCCTGCGCACCCCACGTGATTTCCGGCCACTCCTTGCGAAACACGGCCAGCGCCCGACCGGTGTGATACCAGCTCGTGACCAGTATTGCGCTTTGCACCTGCTGGCCCGCTAGCGTCTGGCGTGTCATCCGCGCATTTTCCATCGTGCTGCCTGACACACATTCGTGGCCGATGCGCTCTGCGGGCACACCCGCCATCACCAAGCGACGTTCGATCAGCAGGCAATCGCCCTGCCCGCTCACGAACACGCGGGGCGCCGCGCCTGCGTGGTACAGCTCGGCCGCGCCAATTACCCGCTGACCCGATTCGCCGCCCAGCACGACGATCACGTCGGCGTGTGCAAGCCTCGGCTCCTCGCGCAACCAACTTTTGGCCCCGCAGACGAGCACGGCACTGAACACCATTGCAACAATGGCGCAACCGCCAATCCAGGCGAGGACACCGCGAACTGTCGAACGACCGAAAACCATATCGGGAATACGCATTTGACGAAAAACCGTGGCGCCACACGCGCCGTAGGGCAAGCCGGTATCATCGCCACTGTTCAGCAGGAAGCCCGGGCACCGGGTTGTATCCTGCCCACGCATATTGAGTCAATCGGATTCCCAAGCGGGTTGTTATGGAACTGCAAGGCAAACATTTCGTCCTCGGCCTGACCGGCGGCATCGCGTGCTACAAGTCCGCCGAGCTGGTGCGGCTGTTGACCAAGGCCGGCGCGACCGTGCAGGTCGTGATGACCGAGGCCGCCGCGCACTTCATCACACCGGTGACGATGCAGGCGCTTTCCGGCCGCCCGGTCTTTACGTCGCAGTGGGATGGCCGCATTGGCAACAACATGCCGCACATCGACCTGTCGCGCGAGGCCGATGCCATCGTCATCGCGCCGGCGTCCACCGACTTTCTGGCCAAGCTCGCGCATGGCATGGCAGACGATCTGCTCTCTACGCTATGCATCGCACGTGATTGCCCCCTGCTCGTGGCGCCCGCGATGAACCGGCAGATGTGGGCCGCACCAGCCACACAACGCAATGCCGCCCAACTGCGCGCCGACGACGTCACCCTGCTCGGCCCCGATGCCGGCGACCAGGCCTGCGGCGAAGTCGGCGACGGCCGCATGCTCGAGCCGGAAGACATCGTCGAGCAACTCATCGGCTTCTTCCAGCCCAAGCTGCTGCGCGGCCACCGCCTGCTGTTGACGGCGGGCCCGACCTTCGAGCCAATCGACCCGGTGCGCGGCATCACGAACCTGTCCAGCGGCAAGATGGGCTTTGCCTTGGCGCGGGCGGCATCGCAGGCCGGTGCCGAAGTCACGCTCGTCGCTGGGCCGTGCCATCAGGAAACGCCTGCGGGCGTATTGCGCATCGATGTGCAGACCGCCCAGCAGATGCACGATGCCGTCATGCGCGAACTGGACACCACGAAGAACGACATCTTCATTGCCGTGGCCGCCGTGGCGGATTGGCGCGTGGCCCAAGCCGCGGAGCAGAAGCTCAAGAAGCAGAGCGATTCCGACGTACCGACACTTACGTTCACGCAAAACCCGGACATCCTGGCCGCCGTGGCACGTCGTGCGAATGCGCCGTTCTGCGTCGGCTTTGCAGCAGAAACCGAACGCCTGGAGGAGTTCGGCGAGGCCAAGCGTCAGAAAAAAGGCATCCCGTTGCTGGTCGGCAATCTCGGCCACCAGACTTTCGGCCGCGACGACAACGAAGTGGCGCTCTTCGATGCAAAGGGGATCACGCGCCTGCCGCGTGCCGACAAGCTGACGCTCGCGCGCCAGATCGTCGCAGCCATCGCCGACCGCGTGCACGGAGCACGGTCATGAGCCCCGCACCGATTCGTCTATCGGTCCTGGACCAAAGCCCCGTCATCTACGGCCACAGCGCGCGCGATGCCATCGCCGCGACGGTCGACCTGGCGCAACTGACGGATGCGCTCGGCTACACGCGCTACTGGTGCGCAGAACACCACGGCCTGCGCGGCGTCAGCAACCCTGCGCCGGAAGTGATGATCGCCCGCGTGGCAAGCGCCACGAAGCACCTGCGCGTCGGCTCCGGCGGTGTGATGCTGCCGTACTACAGCCCGTTCAAGTTGGCCGAGCAGTTCCGCCTGCTGGAGGCGCTGTTTCCGAACCGCATCGACCTGGGCGTCGGCCGCGCACCGGGCGGCGACATGCGTACCGCGCAGGCCGTAGCCATGGGTGACTACAACCGCGGCGACATCTTCCCGCAGCAGGTGCAGGAACTGATCTGGCACCTGACGGGCACGCTGCCGCCGGATCACCCCGCCTATGGCGTCATCCTGCAGCCCGAGATCGATACCCGACCCGAACTGTGGGTGCTCGGCTCCAGCGATTTCGGCGGCGCGCTCGCAGCTCGCCTGGGCATCCGTTTCGCGTTCGCGCACTTCATCAATCCGCACGTCGGGCACATCGTTGCGCAGCAGTACCGCACCGATTTCGAACCCGGCTACGATGCACGCCCGTATAGCGCCGCCGCCATCTTTGTCATCGCCACCGACACCGAAGCCGAGGCGCGCCGCTACGAGGCTGCGATTGATCTGCGCCGTGTGCAAATGGCGCTTGGCGTGAATGGCCCGATCCCCACCGTCGAACAAGGCGAAGCCCACGTCTACACCGAGCGCGACCAAGCCATCGTCATGCGCGAGCGCCCGCGCAGCATCATCGGCACGCCGGAATCCGTCGCCGAGCAGATGCATGCGCTCAAAGAACGCTTTGTCGCCGATGAACTGATCGTGCTAACCGTCGCGCCAAGCTACAAGGCGCGCCTGCGCTCCTACGAGCTGCTGGCCGAGGCGTTTGCGCTACCATCTCCGGCTTCTGCAACCTCTTCGGCCAGCCCCGCATGAAACTCGACGTCAAGATCCTCGACGCCCGCCTGCACGAACAGCTCCCTCAGTACGCCACCACCGGCAGCGCGGGGCTGGACCTGCGCGCCTGCATCGACGCCCCGCTCACCATCGAGCCCGGCACCACGCATCTGGTCCCGACCGGCATGGCCATCCACCTGGCCGATCCGGGCTATGCCGCGCTGATCCTGCCGCGCTCGGGCATGGGCCACAAACATGGCATCGTGCTGGGCAACCTGGTCGGCCTGATCGATTCGGATTACCAGGGCCAACTCATGGTCAGCACGTGGAACCGTGGCAGCACGGCATTCGTGCTCAATCCGATGGAGCGTCTTGCACAACTGGTGATCGTGCCGGTCGTGCAAGCCGAGCTGAACATCGTCGACGACTTTGCCGAGAGCGAGCGCGGTGCCGGTGGTTTCGGCAGCACCGGGCGCCACTGACAACATCGCCTACGCATAAGAAAAAAGGCCCGGGACGTCCGGGCCTTTTGTTTGGTGCGACAAGCGCGTCAAGCTTCCGCTTCTTCCTGGGCAGGTGCCGGCGGCGCTTCGTTCTCGGAGAACTCCAGCTTCACCGCATCCGCATCGTCCAGATCCACGACCACCTTTCCGCCATTCACCAGCTTGCCGAACAGCAGTTCGTCGGCCAGTGCCTTGCGGATCAGATCCTGAATCAAACGCTGCATCGGGCGCGCGCCCATCAGCGGGTCGAAGCCCTTCTTCGCCAGGAAGCGACGCAGCTTCTCGGTGAAGATGGCATCCACCTTCTTCTCGTGCAGTTGCTCTTCCAGCTGCATGAGGAACTTGTCGACCACGCGCATGATGATTTCCTCATCCAGCGAGCGGAAGCTGATGGTTGCGTCCAGACGGTTGCGGAACTCCGGCGTGAACATGCGCTTGATGTCGGCCATCTCGTCGCCCTGTTCGCGCGCCGTGGTGAAACCGATCGTTGCCTTGTTCATCGTCTCGGCACCCGCATTGGTCGTCATGATGATGATCACGTTGCGGAAATCCGCCTTGCGGCCGTTGTTGTCCGTCAGCGCGCCGTGGTCCATCACCTGCAGCAGGATGTTGAAGATGTCCGGGTGCGCCTTCTCGATCTCGTCCAGCAGCAGCACGCAGTGCGGCTTCTTGGTCACGGCTTCCGTCAGCAGACCGCCTTGGTCGAAGCCCACGTAGCCCGGAGGCGCGCCGATCAGCCGGCTCACCGCATGGCGCTCCATGTACTCCGACATGTCGAAGCGGATCAGCTCGATGCCGAGGATGAACGCGAGCTGCTTGGCGACTTCCGTCTTGCCCACGCCCGTCGGGCCGCTGAACAGGAACGAGCCGATCGGCTTATCCGTCTTGCCCAGGCCGGCACGCGACATCTTGATGGCCGAAGCCAACGCATCGATGGCAGGATCCTGCCCGAACACGACCGACTTCAGGTCGCGCTCCAGCGTCTGCAGCTTGCTGCGATCGTCCTGCGACACGCTTTGCGGCGGGACACGGGCGATGCGCGAGACGATGTCCTCGATCTCGCCCTTGCCGATCGTCTTCTTCTGCTTCGACTTCGGCAGGATGCGCTGCGCTGCACCGGCTTCGTCGATCACGTCAATGGCCTTGTCCGGCAGGTGACGATCGGTGATGAAGCGCGCCGACAATTCAGCCGCGGCGGTCAGCGCCGACGATGCGTACTTGACGCCATGGTGTTCTTCAAAGCGCGACTTCAGGCCACGCAGAATCTGCACGGTCTGATCGACCGTCGGCTCCACCACGTCGATCTTCTGGAAGCGGCGGGACAGTGCTGCGTCCTTCTCAAAGATGCCGCGGTATTCCGTGAACGTCGTCGCCCCGATGCATTTGAGCGCGCCCGACGACAGCGCCGGCTTGAGCAGATTGCTGGCGTCCAGCGTGCCGCCCGAAGCGGCGCCCGCGCCGATCAGCGTATGGATTTCGTCGATGAACAGGATCGCGTTCGGGTTGTCCTTGAGCGACTTCAGCACGCCCTTCAGGCGTTGTTCAAAGTCGCCACGGTACTTGGTGCCGGCCAGCAGCGCGCCCATGTCGAGCGAATAGACGACGGACTTCGCGAGGATGTCCGGCACTTCGCCCTTGGTGATGCGCCATGCCAGGCCCTCGGCGATGGCCGTCTTGCCGACACCGGCCTCGCCCACCAGCAGCGGATTGTTCTTGCGGCGGCGGCACAGAACCTGCACCACGCGCTCGACTTCCTGCTCGCGCCCGATCAGCGGATCGATCTTGCCAGCCTTGGCCAGCGCGTTCAGGTTCTGGGTGAACTGCTCGAGCGGGCTTTCCTTGCCGTCGCCGCCTTCGCCTTCGGGGTTGCCCTCGCCTTGCTTGGCGGGCTCAGCCTGATCCTTGCGGATGCCGTGGCTGATGAAGTTGACGACGTCCAGCCGGGTCACGCCCTGTTGCTGGAGGTAGTACACCGCGTGCGAATCCTTCTCGCCGAAGATGGCCACCAGCACATTCGCCCCCGTGACTTCCTTCTTACCGTTGGAGGTCGATTGCACATGCATGATGGCGCGCTGGATCACACGCTGGAAGCCGAGCGTCGGCTGCGTGTCGACCTCGTCCGTGCCGGGCACGACGGGCGTGTTGTCAGCGATGAAGTTCTTCAGATGCGTGCGGAGATCTTCGATATTGGCGGCGCAGGCGCGCAGCACCTCCGCAGCGGTCGGATTGTCCAGCAGCGCAAGCAGCAGGTGCTCCACCGTAATGAATTCGTGGCGAGCCTGACGGGCTTCGACAAACGCCATGTGCAGGCTGACTTCCAGTTCTTGCGCGATCATGCTTCCTCCATCACACACTGCAACGGGTGGCCCGCTTGCCGTGCATGGGTTGATACCAATTCCACTTTCGTCGCGGCGATATCTCGAGTGTAGATACCGCACACGCCCTTACCTTCCCGATGCACAGTCAGCATGATCTGTGTGGCAGTCTCCCGGTCTTTGCTGAAGTATTGCTGAAGAATCATCACGACGAATTCCATCGGGGTGTAGTCGTCGTTGAGCAGCAGCACCTTGTACATCGCGGGCGGTTTGAGCGCTTGCTCTTTCCGCTCCAGGACGGTGCCTGCATCGTGTTGTGGAGTGGTCGCTTGCCGGATTGCCATGGTCTTATTCTAACCACTCCTTTCGAGTTCGCAATTTGGGGAAATAACGCCGACTTCAAGGTCTACAAACGGTTTGCCCGATGCCGCGTGCGTCGATCAGCCCTCGGGCGCGAAGGGTTTTACCGCCTGCAGGCTGACTGGAGCGGGCGCAAGGTCCGGGCCTGAAACGGCAGCCGTTTTGTGTACTTTGGGGCGACCGACTCGATTTCGAGCAAATCTTCTTCAGAAACTGACCGTTTTTCGCCACAGACCCACCTATTGTGGCCTTGACAGTCTGTTGCATTCCTCGAACAATCGAATTCAACATGTGCGCCCTACTGCCCCGCAAACCGTTGGCAGCGAGCCGCATGAATGGTGAGCCCGGGAGGCCTCACACCAGTCGACAACAGATCGACAACCGCTTCAGGCTGTGGTGTTTGCCACAAGAAGACCGATCGCTTGCGGCGCGGTTCCACCCGCGCCATTCGTCGTGCCTCGCAGGCCGGCGGCCGGGCGATGACTGCGCGGTACCGCTCTGCACTGCCCCGACAGGCATACCCTCCCGGCTCTGACTTGTGATTTAACGGAGGGGTTTTCATGGCACTCGGTACGGTCAAATGGTTTAACGACGCCAAGGGTTTCGGTTTCATCTCGCCTGACGAAGGCGGCGAGGAGCTGTTCGCGCATTTCTCGGCCATCCAAATGGCTGGCTTCAAGACGCTCAAGGAAAATCAGCGCGTCTCGTTTGAAGTGACGCAAGGCCCGAAGGGCAAGCAGGCCACCAACATCCAGGCTGCCTGATGGGCGTTGTGCGGCACCTTGCCGCATGGCGAGGGTGCGCAAATGCAAAAAACCCGGCGACATGCCGGGTTTTTTGTTGCCCGGGCGCAGGACAAAGACGGCGGTGCACCGCGCGCAACACGCCGTTTCGGGCAATCCGGGTTCCATCGAGGGCACAAATGGCATCCTCACCGGCTCAGATGGCAACACATTCGACCTGGGCAGCCTCAGATCGCAGATCACCCGGCACGCTTGCGACAAGATCCTGTCGCAGGGCAAATCGCTGCTTTAGGCCGCGGCGCAGGCGAGCGCGCACTACACTGCAATATCGATTGACCGTTCGCCCGCCCCTTCTTCGCTCCCAAGGAACCTCATGCTGGAAACCGCCGCGCTGGCAGCCGGACTCTCCTGGACCAGCGGATTTCGCCTCTACTTGGCCGTATTTGCTGCGGGCGTCCTGGGCCGCACGGGTTGGCTACATTTGCCGCCCGGCCTGCAGATGCTGGAATCGTGGTGGGTGATCGGCCTGGCCGGTGTGCTGGCGGTGGCGGAATTCCTGGCCGACAAGATTCCCGGTTTCGATTCGGTGTGGGATGGCATCCAGACCTTCATCCGCGTGCCTGCGGGTGCGATTCTGGCCGCCGCCGCGTTCGGGCAGCTCGATCCGCAATGGATGGTGGCCGCAGGCTTGATTGGCGGGACGCTGGCCGGCACCGCGCATGCCACAAAGGCCGGCACGCGCGCACTGATCAACACGTCGCCGGAGCCGTTTTCGAACTGGGTGGCGTCGTTCAGTGAAGACGTGGCTGCCAGCGGCGGTTTGTTGATGGCGTTCTTCCTGCCGATTGCGTTTCTGGTGGTGCTGGCGCTGCTGCTGTTGGTATCGGTGTGGCTGCTGCCCAAACTGTGGCGCGGTGTGCGGCGACTGCGCGATGCATTGCGCGGGCGCTCGCCTGGGCCACAATCGCCCGGCACAACGCGGTTGCCGCACTGAGGCACCATCCGAACGCGCAGCGGCGAGAAACAGCATCCGCGCCGCGCATGCGCATCCCCTAGGCAAATTCTGATTTATAGTTTCGCCCCTGCTCAGACGAAGCGGCCATCGGTACACTCGCGCCATCGCTTTCAGTGCCATAGAGAAAGCGATCGAGGTGTGGAAACCTCGGGTATAGCGGGCAAGCGCCGAGCATAGGTGCTTGTCCTCAAACACTATGGCTTGGCTTCGTCTTCCTCCTAGGGCGAGCCAGGCTTGAACGGCTTCGGCCGTGCCGATCGCTGTACCTCGGTTTTCCACCTTGCCTGTGCTCGCCCACCCCTCCACCAAGGGTTGGGCGCGGTTCCGTTCATCAGATGAAAAGGAATGCCGTGACCCGTTCGATCACCAAATCCGCCGATTCCCCGGCTGGCGATTCGCTTACCGAATATCAGAAAGGCGTTGGCGCTGCGCGTGAGTTTTTGCGTGCCCTGTCCCCGCGCGCCGCAGCCCCCGAGCATTCCGCAACGAGCACGGCGGACTCGCCAGAGCAACCCGAACACCCCTGCTGAGCAATGGGCGAGGCCCGGCGCACGGGCCCGCAGCGCCGTTGTTGCAGCACCGGCGTTGGGGCTTGTTGGCGCTCGCCCACCCTTTTTTTCGCGTGCGAACGCGGCCAGAACTGCGAGCGTCTGCGGATGGCCGTTGGCGGCGCGAAATAAAAAAACCCCGGCCAGCCGAAGCTGCCGGGGTTTTCCTTAGCATCACGGCCGAAGCCGCGAAGCGCGTGCTTACATATTGTCGATCATCACTTGACCGAAGCCCGAGCACGACACTTGGGTCGCGCCTTCCAGCAGACGGGCGAAGTCATACGTGACCTTCTTCGACAGGATCGACTTCTCGATCGACGAGATGATCAGGTCAGCGGCTTCCGTCCAGCCCATGTGACGCAGCATCATTTCAGCCGACAGGATTTCCGAACCCGGGTTCACGTAGTCCTTGCCTGCGTACTTGGGAGCCGTGCCGTGGGTGGCTTCGAACATCGCCACCGAATCCGACAGGTTGGCACCCGGGGCGATACCGATACCGCCAACTTGTGCAGCCAGGGCGTCGGAGATGTAGTCGCCGTTCAGGTTCAGCGTTGCCACCACCGAGTACTCGGCCGGACGCAGCAGGATCTGCTGCAGGAAGGCGTCGGCAATCGCGTCCTTGACGATGATTTCCTTGCCCGTCTTCGGGTTCTTGAACTTGCACCACGGGCCGCCGTCGATCAGTTCGGCGCCGAATTCCTTCTGTGCCAGCGCGTAGGCCCAGTCACGGAAACCACCTTCCGTGAACTTCATGATGTTGCCCTTGTGCACGATCGTGACCGACGGCTTGTCGTTGTCGATCGCATACTGGATGGCCTTGCGCACCAGACGCTCCGTGCCTTCGCGCGAAACCGGCTTCACGCCGATGCCCGACGTTTCCGGGAAGCGAATCTTCTTCACGCCGAATTCGTCTTGCAGAATCTTGATCAGCTTCTTGGCCTTGTCGCTCTGGGCTTCGAATTCGATACCGGCGTAGATGTCTTCCGAGTTCTCACGGAAGATGACCATGTCGGTCTTCTCCGGCTCTTTGACCGGCGAAGGCACGCCCTTGAAGTAGCGCACCGGGCGCAGGCAGACGTAGAGGTCCAGCTCCTGGCGCAGCGCCACGTTCAGCGAACGGATGCCGCCGCCCACCGGCGTCGTCAGCGGGCCCTTGATGGACACCACGTAGTCCTTCAGGACTTGCAGGGTCTCTTCCGGCAGCCACACGTCCGGGCCGTACACCTTGGTCGACTTCTCGCCGGCGTAGATTTCCATCCAGGAAA from Ralstonia pickettii encodes the following:
- the icd gene encoding NADP-dependent isocitrate dehydrogenase, with product MYQHIKVPAGEKITVNQDFSLNVPNNPIIPYIEGDGTGFDITPVMIKVVDAAVEKAYKGERKISWMEIYAGEKSTKVYGPDVWLPEETLQVLKDYVVSIKGPLTTPVGGGIRSLNVALRQELDLYVCLRPVRYFKGVPSPVKEPEKTDMVIFRENSEDIYAGIEFEAQSDKAKKLIKILQDEFGVKKIRFPETSGIGVKPVSREGTERLVRKAIQYAIDNDKPSVTIVHKGNIMKFTEGGFRDWAYALAQKEFGAELIDGGPWCKFKNPKTGKEIIVKDAIADAFLQQILLRPAEYSVVATLNLNGDYISDALAAQVGGIGIAPGANLSDSVAMFEATHGTAPKYAGKDYVNPGSEILSAEMMLRHMGWTEAADLIISSIEKSILSKKVTYDFARLLEGATQVSCSGFGQVMIDNM
- a CDS encoding cold-shock protein gives rise to the protein MALGTVKWFNDAKGFGFISPDEGGEELFAHFSAIQMAGFKTLKENQRVSFEVTQGPKGKQATNIQAA
- a CDS encoding DUF4126 domain-containing protein, with amino-acid sequence MLETAALAAGLSWTSGFRLYLAVFAAGVLGRTGWLHLPPGLQMLESWWVIGLAGVLAVAEFLADKIPGFDSVWDGIQTFIRVPAGAILAAAAFGQLDPQWMVAAGLIGGTLAGTAHATKAGTRALINTSPEPFSNWVASFSEDVAASGGLLMAFFLPIAFLVVLALLLLVSVWLLPKLWRGVRRLRDALRGRSPGPQSPGTTRLPH
- the clpS gene encoding ATP-dependent Clp protease adapter ClpS; the encoded protein is MAIRQATTPQHDAGTVLERKEQALKPPAMYKVLLLNDDYTPMEFVVMILQQYFSKDRETATQIMLTVHREGKGVCGIYTRDIAATKVELVSTHARQAGHPLQCVMEEA
- a CDS encoding DUF2501 domain-containing protein — encoded protein: MARVRKCKKPGDMPGFLLPGRRTKTAVHRAQHAVSGNPGSIEGTNGILTGSDGNTFDLGSLRSQITRHACDKILSQGKSLL
- the clpA gene encoding ATP-dependent Clp protease ATP-binding subunit ClpA codes for the protein MIAQELEVSLHMAFVEARQARHEFITVEHLLLALLDNPTAAEVLRACAANIEDLRTHLKNFIADNTPVVPGTDEVDTQPTLGFQRVIQRAIMHVQSTSNGKKEVTGANVLVAIFGEKDSHAVYYLQQQGVTRLDVVNFISHGIRKDQAEPAKQGEGNPEGEGGDGKESPLEQFTQNLNALAKAGKIDPLIGREQEVERVVQVLCRRRKNNPLLVGEAGVGKTAIAEGLAWRITKGEVPDILAKSVVYSLDMGALLAGTKYRGDFEQRLKGVLKSLKDNPNAILFIDEIHTLIGAGAASGGTLDASNLLKPALSSGALKCIGATTFTEYRGIFEKDAALSRRFQKIDVVEPTVDQTVQILRGLKSRFEEHHGVKYASSALTAAAELSARFITDRHLPDKAIDVIDEAGAAQRILPKSKQKKTIGKGEIEDIVSRIARVPPQSVSQDDRSKLQTLERDLKSVVFGQDPAIDALASAIKMSRAGLGKTDKPIGSFLFSGPTGVGKTEVAKQLAFILGIELIRFDMSEYMERHAVSRLIGAPPGYVGFDQGGLLTEAVTKKPHCVLLLDEIEKAHPDIFNILLQVMDHGALTDNNGRKADFRNVIIIMTTNAGAETMNKATIGFTTAREQGDEMADIKRMFTPEFRNRLDATISFRSLDEEIIMRVVDKFLMQLEEQLHEKKVDAIFTEKLRRFLAKKGFDPLMGARPMQRLIQDLIRKALADELLFGKLVNGGKVVVDLDDADAVKLEFSENEAPPAPAQEEAEA